DNA sequence from the Cellulophaga sp. HaHaR_3_176 genome:
TAGCTTATTTAATGACTACAAAATCTCAAGAGGTTAGCAGAAGGACGAGTCCATATGTTAAATCTACAGCTGTGAACACTAGCCAATCTGACATTAGATCAGTTGCAAGAGCTGAATTAAACACTTTAAACAGAGCTATTAAAAGTGCTATCAATAGAACATCAGATACAATGAGTAAATACCACTTACAAGATGCTGTTGAGAGAATTGATATGATATTAGATCCAAAATAAGCAGCTTTATTTTAAACCAAATTTATTCATACATAGCTGTAGTTTTTTATTAACCTAAAAATACTTAACTACAGCTATTTGTTATTAAACAACAAAAAACAACTGTTTGACAACAATGAATAATTACGATACTTTTTTTTTATTAGATTTAAGGAAATAAAACCCCCAGATCATGACACAAAAAGCAAAAAGTATTGTTTATTTTTCAGTACTAGTAGTTACTTGTATACTTTACAGCTATACAGATACTGAAGAGTCTAATCAGGGTAATTTTGGTGCTATAGAAAATCAAAGCACTCAAAAAATTGATATTGCTTCTACAAGTAATATTTACGGTTTAAACTAAAATAACAAAAACATATTTTAAAAATAGGCATGATATACTCATGCCTATTTTATTTACTGTTCTCATTGAATTTACAGAACATTAAAGTCTTTAATGTTAACCACAAAAAACAAGACTCTCACAACATAAGCATTTTTTTAATAAAGTTTTTTCCTACATTTGTAATCCCAAATTATTACACTATGAAACCTAAAAATAAAAGTATTATATACTTAATTTGCTTTATTGCATGTGCATTATTCTATAACTATTTTATTGAAAATGAAAATACAAAGAATGATTTAAAGTCTGAAAATTTTGCAAAAATACAAATGATAGATTTGGAAAATGATGAGGAAAATTTTGAATCTGAAAGCATTGATGATAGTTTAAATTAAAAAATACCAACCTACCATATTAATTTAAAGCGAACTTAACCAGTTCGCTTTTTTTGTTAAATAAAAACTAATTACTCTATTGTTTTTAAACCTTTTACATCTGCTAGAGTCCTATAGATATAAATTTAAAAAAATAGAATTATGAAAAAATCAATTTTAATCTTACTACTTTTTATAGGGTTTAACTCTTTTGCTCAAAACAGAGAAAAAAGAAATTATACTCCTGAACAACACGCAACGCTTTCTACAAAAAAGATGACGCTAGCTTTAGATTTAAATGAGAGTCAACAGACAAAAATTTACAATTTGAATCTTGATAATGCAAAAGTTAGAAAAGCTAAGATGGAGGAGTTTAAAACACTCAGAAAAAGTGACGAAAACAAAAGGTTAAGTTCTGATGAACGTTACAAAAAAGAATCTGAAATGCTTGATCATAAAATCGCTCAAAAAGAAAAAATGAAATCAATTTTATCAAAAGAGCAATTTGAAAAATGGGAAAAGATGATGCTACATCAAAAAGGAAGAAATAAAAAAAATTCTGACAATAAAAAAAGTAGTCACAAAAATAAGGACAGAAAATAAAAATAAATAAAACCGAGATGAATATCTCGGTTTTATTTTATACTAACTTTTTAAAAACTTCCCAAACCATTTTCCTGAAGCCTTAAGTATCCTTTTTTGAGTTTCAAAATTTACATGTACTAAACCAAACCTTGGCCTATACCCTTCTGCCCACTCAAAGTTATCTGTTAAAGTCCAAACAAAATAACCATCTACTTTCAACCCTTTTTCTTTTGCTTTATAAACCTGTTTTAAATATTCTTTCAAAAACTTCTTTCTTTCCACATCATTTACTTCACCTTTTTCAATAACGTCTTTAAAAGCAGCTCCATTCTCTGTAATTATCAATTTGTTTATCCCTTTATACGAATTAAACTTCTTAATCATTTTATAAATACTCTTAGGGTACACCTCCCAATTCATTAATGTCGTATTTACATTTCGCTTATTTGCTTCAATAATTTTTGTATTTAAATAAGGTACAAAATAGCTATGTTGTACTACTTCACGGGTATAATTTTGTATGCCTATAAAGTCAAAATTAAAAACTGCATCGTCTTCATCACCATCTTTTATATATGGTTTTAAACGCTTTAATATTGGAGCCGATTCAAAAGGATAACCTAACCCTAATGAAGGTTCTATAAATAACCTATTTAACAAAGCGTCTGCTTTTTCTGCTGCTATTATATTTTTTTTCTTCTTATCAATAGGTGTAATATAAGAACATGAAAATGTAGTTCCTACAAGAGCATTCGGCACCATTTTCCTCAATATTCTACCTCCTGCAGATTGACATAAAACAGCATGATGTATTGTCGGTAAAAAATTATTCAAACCTTTACGACCAGGTGCATGAACTCCTAAAAAATAACCTGCTCCTGTAAAAACCATTGGTTCGTTTAAAACCATCCAATGTTTAACTCTATCTCCAAAATTTTGCGCACAAACGCTAGCAAATTCTTTGAACCATGAGATGACTTCTCTATTTACCCAACCTCCTTTTTTTTGTAAAACCTGTGGCAAATCCCAATGATATAATGTCACCCAAGGCACAATACCTTGTTCTAAACAAAAATTAATTACATCATTGTAAAATTGAATCCCTTTTTCACTAACCTCTCCAACTCCATTAGGAATAATTCGCGACCAAGACAATGAAAATCTAAAATTAGAAATATTCATTTTCTTCATCAACAGTATATCTTCTTTGTAATTATGATAAAAATCGCAACTCGTATTAGCATGTTGATTTTTATGAATAACACCTTTTTTACTTGTAAAAGCATCCCAAATTGAAGGGCTTTTATCATCCTTATCATGAGCTCCTTCTATTTGATAGGCAGCTACAGAAACTCCCCAAACAAAATCTTCTCCGAACTTTTTACTTGTAAACTTAGTTTTTTTTGAAGTTTTGTTTTTAATCATAATTAACGAGTCTTCAAATTCTCTAACAATACGGTATCAATTATATCTTCTGTGATATTTGGGTAATCAACAACAACCTTAGCATCATTTACAATCCAATTTTTTATGTGATTTAAATGCTTTTTCTTAAGTGACCTCATCACAGGCACACCTATTTTTTTAAGTGCAGCTGCATTACATTGTTGTTCGTATTGCCCTTTCATTGGTATAACCAATAATTTCTTATTTAAAAATAATGCCTCTGCAGGTGTTTCAAAACCAGCACCACATAGAACACCTAAACTTGTTGCCATGCTTTCAATAAATGCCTCATTAGTAATAGGCTTTATTGTAACGTTACCACTTGTTACAATTTGTTTATTATGTTTTGAAAAAACTTCCCAAGTAGCGTTAGGAACCTTAGATAGTATTTTTAATATTTTCGCATCACTATACGATGGTAAGTAAACGCTATAATGATTTTTTACCTCAACTTTAGCCTTTCGCACATCTTCACGAATTACGGGCGTAAAAATACTAGGGTTAAAATTGCTAAAATGAAATCCATATTGTTTTGTAGTAGGCGCGTATCTCCTTAAAATCAAACGTCCCAACGGATCGGGCTTTCGTGGTTTAGGGCTACCCTTCATTAATACTGCCGCTTGATGACTTACACTAATACAAGGTTTATTTTTTAATTTACATGCCCATGCCGAAACGGGTTCAAAATCATTTATAATTAAGTCATAATCATCAATAGGCAAACTTTTTATTTCTTTCTGGAGTCTTTTTGAATTTGCTCTGATATACGTTTTCCACAAATCAACACCACCTTTTTTTCCAAAAATGAAACTCAAACCCTTAAACTGATATTTTATAGGGTATGGAATATCAATATCTGCTTGCGTTCCGCTCAATAAAATATCTAGTTCGAGATCTTTTTTTAATAAGATAGGAATAATATCACGAGCCCTACTTAAATGTCCATTCCCTGTCCCTTGAATTGCATATAATACTTTCATTTATAATAGCTATTTAGATAGTGTATTTGATCTACAATAAAGAAAGTAAACAAACCTATTTTCAACCCTATCAAATATTATATTATTTTACAGAGATAAATGAATGAGTAGTTTAAGAATACATTATGTGATTGTTAAGCACAAAAAAGAGGCTTTCAGCCTCTTTTTTTTAACTATTAATATAAAATTTAGTCTATTTCAAATCATCGACAATGCTTTCTAAAGCGGTTATTGTTGCATCTAAATCTTCATAAGAAAGTGCATCATTTAAAAAATAACTTTCGAAAGCACTTGGTGGTAAATAAATACCTTTATTTAACATGCCATGAAAATATTTCTTAAAAGTTTCATTATTACCTTTTGCTGAAGATGCAAAATCTACAACAGGCTCATCTGTAAAATGAACAGAAATCATGCTACCAAATCTATTAATTTGGTGTTTTATTCCATTATCTCTCAATACCTTTTCTAAGCCTTTATGCAAATAAGATGTTTTATCTGCTAAACTTCTAAAGATATTAGGGTTTGCGTTAAGTTCTGTTAACATTGCTAAACCTGCACTCATAGCTAACGGGTTACCACTAAGTGTACCTGCCTGGTAAACAGGTCCATCAGGTGCTAATTTTGCCATAATTTCATTACGTGCTGCAAAAGCACCTACAGGAAGACCTCCTCCTATAACTTTTCCGAAAGTAACTATATCAGCATTAATACCTAATACTTCTTGAGCTCCACCTTTTCCTAATCTGAAGCCTGTCATTACCTCATCAAAAATCAAAAGGATACCCTCTTTTGTACATAATTCTCTTAATCCTTTAATAAAATCTTCTTGTGGTATAATACAACCCATATTACCTGCAACTGGTTCTATTATTACAGCTGCAATTTCTCTTTTGTTTGCATCAACTAAAGACTGTACACTTTCTAAATCATTATAATTTGCTAATAATGTATCTTTTGCAGTACCTTGAGTTACCCCTGGACTATTTGGGCTACCAAAAGTAACAGCTCCACTACCTGCTTGAATTAAAAAAGAATCTGAATGCCCATGATAACAGCCTGAAAATTTAATAATTTTATCTTTTCCTGTATAACCACGCGCTAAACGAACAGCACTCATACAAGCTTCTGTACCACTATTTACAAATCTAATTTTATCAATATTGGGCACCATTGAAACTGCTAATTTTGCTAAATCCGTTTCTATTTCCGTTGGCATACCAAAAGAAGTTCCCTTTCTAGCTTTTTCAATCACTGCATTAATAACAGGATCATAAGCATGACCTAAAATTAACGGACCCCATGATGCGATATAATCAATTAAACGATTACCATCCTCATCAATCAAGTAAGCACCTTTTGCTTCTTTTACAAATATTGGTGTCCCGCCAACAGCTTTAAAAGCTCTAACGGGCGAATTTACGCCTCCAGGTATATACTCTTGGGCTTCAGCAAATAATTTACTGCTTCTTTGATATTGCATTTGTAATTCTATTTTTTTAATGATTTTACAACTAATCGTTGACCTACAGATAAGTTGCTATCATTCATTTTATTGATTTTCATTAATTCATCTACAGAAACAAAATACCTTCTTGAGATAGAATATAACGTATCCCCTTTTTCTACAATATGTGTTTTAGTCTCATATTGTTTTGGTGGTTTTGTTTCTGGATATCCTTTATTCACAACACCCCTATCATATTTATGTAATTGATATTGTTCTATAAAAGAAATTAATTTATTGGGATATTTTTTATCAGTTGCATAACCAGCCTGCTTTAGGCCTTTTGCCCAACCACGATAATCATCGTGCCCTAAATCAAAAAGAAAAGAGTAACGTGCTCTTGTAGTTAAAAAAATACTATGATCTCTAAAAGAATACATCGGGTGATTGTACTTTCTAAAACACTCTCCTTTTTCATCATCATCATGAAAATCATAATCGCCCTCCCAACCCTTATGACATTTAATTCCGAAATGATTATTTGTTTTTTTAGCTAAAACACTACGGCCATACCCACTTTCTAAAATACCTTGTGCTAAAGTTATACTTGCTGGTATTCCGTAAGCTTTCATTTCAAACTGAGCAATTTCAGCAAACGTATCTATATATTCTTGCACTGATGTTATAGGAAACTCTATAAATTTACCTGAATCTTCTGGCAACACGTAAACATCACCATTTTCTGTTTCAATTTCAGTAACCTTAACTTCTTCTCTTTTTTCTATAGTAGGTTTTTTAGAGCTAGAAACTGTTCGTTTTTTTGATTTACATGCAGCAAAAAAAACTAAGATGATTATTAGTGTAACTTTTTTCATTATACTTTTAATAGTGGTAAACTTTTCTTTTTCAAAACAATATTCATTCCATTTACACCTTGTAAACCTCCTGTGTGTATTGCCAAAATTTTAGTGCCTGGCTTAAAATAATCTTTAGCAATCAAATCTAACAAACCAAACATCATTTTACCAGTATATACAGGTTCTAATGCTATTGTTGTTTTGTACTTAAAATCATTTATAAAGTCTATCAACTCTTTAGAAACTTTTGCGTAACCCCCAAAATGATAGTCTGTTTGTAACTGCCAGCCAAATTCTGGTGCAAATTTACAAATATCTTTAATTAAAAAATCACCTTTTAAAGCAGGAAAACCAATAACTTTTTGATGTTCTTTAGCTGAATTAATAATCCCAGCTATAGTACTACCTGTTCCAACGCATGATGTAATTACATCAAAATCAGCATCATCTTCATTTAATATTTCTTCACAACCTTTTACTGCTAACGTATTACTGCCGCCTTCCGGTATTATATAAAATTTTTCAAATTCGTTTTCGAGTTCTTGATGTGCCTCTTCACTATTTTTGTTTCTAAACCACTCTCGGGTAACAAACTTAAATTGCATGCCGTTTTTTTTAGCAAAAACTAAAGTAGGGTTGTCGTGCCACTTGTTTGCTAACTCTTCACCTCTAATAACACCTATAGTTCGCAATCCATTTTCTTTACCAGCATAAGCTGTTGCAGCTATATGGTTACTATAAGCCCCTCCAAAAGTTAAAATCGTTTTATAATCTTTTATGTTTGCTTCAATTAAATTATACTTTAATTTTCTGTACTTATTACCTGAAATAAATGGGTGTATCAAATCTTCTCTTTTTACAAAAAGAGAGATTTGTTTTTGATCTAATAAAGGAAGTTTTACTTGTTGATTTATACTATTCACCTTTATGCTTTGAAAGCCAAAGATATTTAATAAAGCTGAAAGGTTTTCTTTCTGATGCGTATTTTAAGTTTTTCTCATTTATATAAGCTTCTCTTTCAAAGCTTATATTTTGGTATGCTTTATAACTATCAAAATAGTAAACGCAACGCAATACCCACTCAAACAAATACAAGATATAAAAAGGCAAAAGCAACAATTCTTGCTGCTGTTTTAAATGAATACGCTCATGGTTGATAAGAACTGTATCCTTTTTAAGCGAGCTATTTTTAAGAATAATAAAAGGCCATAATGTTAACCCTACGTAATTCTTATAAAAAAAATGTTTTGAAACTAAAATCATTCTGACGTTTTGCAATCTATACGAATATACAAGCTAAAAGTGTGCCATAACAAATTTCATAGATTTACAGCCCACAAATGCGACCAAGTACAGAATTGTGAAAAATACAAAAGGTTAAAGTGCTTATTAATTATCGTATTTTATTTAAGAAGATTTATTTTTACAATATAGCTTACTTAAAAATATGAAAAAAAACATACCTATTGAAGAAGGCGATTTTTACCTATCAGAACAAGGGTATAAAGTTTTTACAGAACAGTTTCATTTAAAAAGAGGTTATTGTTGTGAAAGCGGCTGCAGGCATTGCCCATATGGCTATAACGGAAAAACCAACTCACGCAACTGATTATCAATGATTCGGCATGATTGTTGATGCCTTATAAATAGAAAAATTAATGTTAATCCAATAATATAAATTATTATGAAAATAGTTAGACTTTTAGCGATACCTGTGCTTGCTTTACTGGTATTCAGCTCTTGTACTTCTGTACGTGTTTTAGCAGATTACGATAAAGAAGCCAATTTTAATACGTTTAAAACGTATGCTTTTTACAAAACAGGTATTGATAAAGCTCAGATTTCTGATTTAGACAAAAAAAGAATTTTGCGTGCTATTGAAAGCGAAATGAGTGCTAGAGGTTTTTCTAAATCTGAAAATCCAGATATATTAGTAAGCATTTTTACTAAAGAGAAACAACAAGTAGATATCTATAACAACTACTGGGGCGGTGGTTTCGGTTGGGGCTGGAACCCGTATTGGGGTGGAGCTAACATGTATGGAAACCAAGTTAGCACTCGCACTGAAGGGTCTTTATATATAGATTTAATTGATGCCAAAAACAAGCAATTAGTTTGGCAAGGAAAAGGAATTGGATCATTATATCAAACAAAAAAAGTTGAGAAAAAAGAAGAACGAATTAAAGAGTTTGTTTCTGAAATTCTAAAAGCTTATCCGCCAATGGCTGCTAACTAAAAAATACAAACCCGCTACTCAGCGGGTTTTTTATTATATTAATTTATCTTCAAAAATTAATCATAAAAAACTATAACACTCAAAGCTGTACTAATAAGTGTTATCTGTATTTCGTATCTTTAGAACTGAATAATAATTTAATTATGTCTTACGAAAGCAATCCTATTTTAGATAAACTTCCAAAGCATTTACAGCAATTTATAAAACCACAAGACTATAGCGAATACACCGCTGTAAACCAAGCTGTATGGCGTTATGTAATGCGTAAAAATGTAGATTATTTAAGCAAAGTTGCTCATAAATCGTATTTAGTTGGACTGAATAAAACTGGAATTTCTATTGACAACATACCTAACATGTATGGTATGAACCGCATTTTACAAGAAATCGGCTGGGCTGCTGTTGCTGTAGATGGCTTTATACCTCCATCTGCTTTTATGGAATTTCAAGCCTATAATGTACTTGTAATTGCTTCTGATATTCGCCAATTAGAGCATATAGAATATACTCCTGCACCAGATATTATTCACGAAGGTGCTGGGCACGCCCCCATCATTGCTAATCCTGAATATGCCGAATACTTAAGACGTTTTGGTGAAATTGGAAGCAAAGCTATTTCTAGTGCTAAAGATTATGAACTATATGAAGCTGTTCGACATTTATCAATCATTAAAGAAGCTCATGGCACACCACAAGATTTAATTGCCAAAGCTGAAAAGCATATTGAAGATTTACAAGATAATATGGGTGAGCCAAGTGAAATGGCTTTAATTAGAAACTTGCATTGGTGGACTGTTGAGTATGGTTTAATTGGCACTACTGAAAATCCTAAAATATATGGCGCTGGTTTACTTTCTTCAATCGGAGAAAGTGCTTGGTGTATGACCGACCAAGTTGTTAAACTACCCTATTCTATTGAAGCTGCTCACACTCCTTTTGATATTACGAAACCACAGCCGCAGTTATTCGTAACGCCTAATTTTGCATATTTAAGTCAAGTTTTAGAAGAGTTTGCGAATACTATGGCCTTAAGAAAAGGTGGATTATCCGGAATTAAAAAACTTATCGCATCAAAAGAGTTAGGCACTATAGAGTTAAGTACAGGTATTCAAATTTCAGGAAGTTTTACAAATGTTATTGAATTTGATAGCAAACCTGTTTATTTTCAAACCACAGGAAAAACAGCTTTATCTTATAGAGAAAAAGAATTAGTAGGGCATAGCACAAAACACCACACCGAAGGTTTTGGTTCGCCTATCGGAAAATTAGTAGGTATAAACCTTGCTATTGAAGATATGAGCCCTAGAGATTTAAAGGCTTATAATATTTTTGAAGAACAAACAATTACATTAGATTTTGAAGGTGGTATTAAAATACATGGCGACATTATTACAGGAACACGTAATTTAAGAGGAGAAATCATATTAATCACTTTTGAAAACTGTACTGTATCACACGAAAAAACTATTTTATTTAAGCCTGAGTTTGGTTTATATCACATGGCTATTGGTGAACATATTGCATCTGCCTTTAATGGCCCTGCAGATTTATCTAGTTTTGATTTAATTACTCATCAAGTAATAAACACTACTATTAAGCCTATTAAAAACGAAGAGAGTTCTCTACTAGAGCTTTACTACCAACAAATAAAAGAATATAGAGAAGGTATAAATATGACTATTTCTAGAAATAAGGTTTTTCAAGAAATTAAAAGCAACTACCCTAAAGATTGGCTTTTATCAGTAGAGTTGTATGAACTTGCTAAGAACAGTAATGATAATGATTTTGCTCAAGAAATTATTCTTCATTTGAATTCTGTAAAACAAAACAACCCTAAAGTTGGTCATTTAATAGATGACGGTTTAACCTTAGTAAATCAAAGTTTAGTTGTTTAAAACTAGCCTTTTATTAATTCTAGAAGATTATCATCAACTACATTACCATTATATTCCAAAGTCCAGCCCATAGAGCTTGTTAAAATATAAAACTTAGAAAGCTCACTTAACAATCTATTCTGGGCATTGCTTTTTAGTGAAGAACTCTCGACTTTCTTCATTAAAGATGCTCTAACGTTTTTCTTTATTTTATTATAATCATCAGCATCAAACTGGTTTAAAAAATCTGACGTGACATCGTAGTATTCAAAATCAGGATTCAATTTAATCTCTGGCTCTGGAATACTTTTTATAATTAAAGTTTTTGTTTCTTCTTCTACTTTAAATTCTATTTTACTTAAATCGTAACCTACAGTTACATCAGCATTAACAACTACCAATGCTTTTTTCTCTGCAGTTACCAAAGGCCCAAATAAATCTTTAGAATCTTTATAATTATAAACCTCAGCAAAATGCCCTTCTGTTACTATTAACTTAGAAACATTAGCTATTTGCTCTTGAATAAGCATAGAGTTCTCTTTCAAAATAGATTTCTCTTTTTCATCTTCAGAGCAAGATCTAAAAACAAATACTGCTGTTAAAGTGATTAAAACACCTACTATAAATCTTTTCATTTTTTAAAATTCATAAATGAATATTCTTCTTGAAGATAAGCAATTTTACGCTCTAAATTAACAGTGAATTTCTGATGTTGTTCTGACTCTTGATTAAAAGGTCTATGACGTAACCCTTTCTGAATTGAATCGACATCATTCATAATTGGTTCAATACTATCAGATACCCAAACGCTTTTAAATTGCTCCCAAATATAATTTACTGCCATTGTATTTGGGTGTATCATATCATCTGCATAAAAACGATAATCACGAAGCTCATCCATCATAATTTCATAACTAGGAAAATACACCGCATTTCCATCTTTAAGCACTTCATGAATTGCCGTTAACAAATGAGCCTTACTTAATTGATTTTCTACAAAACCATCTTTTAAGTGACGAACAGGTGAAACTGTAAAAATAATTTTCACCTCAGCATTAACACTTTTTATTTGAGCGATTGTATTTTGCAAACTAGCTACAATCTCAGAAACACTTAGTATTTTCTTATCAAACTCCCTCTGTGGTACTTTATGACAATTTGCTACCTCTTGAGCTGTTTCCTTTAAAGCATACACCCATACCGTACCTAGTGTTATAATAACATGAGATGCTTTTTTGATTTGATCTAGTGTAACAGACAAACCATTGTTTAAATTTTGAACTAATTGATCTCTAGAAACGGAAGATAAATCGGAATGCGCATCATAACATTGCCATCTTTCATTTAAATAAAATACATCTTTCTCTGTATATTCATTTTGACCAATAGCCCTTGATATTAATTTTTCAATTGCTAAAGGGTGAAACAAAATTCCGAATGGGTTTTGAACCGTTTGAAATTTATAATATGAAAACTTCTTGCCAATATTTTCTACAAAACAAGACCCCAGCAATAACATTTGACTGTTATAATCAATAGGATGTTCTACTTTTGATAAAGGCACTTGTGTTTGAAGTTTCATTTATTAAAATTAAAAAAGACTTAGTACAATTTACCAAAAGTAAACTACTAAGTCTTATTTATAAATATTTAAGAATAATTATACCGTATCTAAACTAAATATCCTTGCGCTTTTTCTACAGCTTCGGCTATTCCGCCTGGGTTTTTACCTCCAGCAGTTGCAAAGAAAGGTTGGCCACCACCGCCACCTTGTATATACTTACCTAACTCACGCACAACAATTACCGCACTTAACTCTTTACTTGCAACTAACTCTTTTGATATGTAGCAAGAAAGTAATGCTTTCCCATCATTTTCAGCGGCTAGCAACAAGAATAAATTTTCTTTATTACTGCCCATTTCAAAAGATAAATCTTTAATACCCGAGGCATCTAAATCTACCTTTTTCGCTAAAAAGTCTATTCCATTTATAGTTTTTATTTCATTTAATAAATCACCTTTTAGGTTCTTTGCTTTATCTTTTAATAAACCTTCTATTTCTTTTTTAAGTTTTGCGTTTTCTTCTTGCAAGGCTGTTACTGCTTTTACAGGATCTTTTGCATTATTTAAAATATCTTTTACCTGAGATAATTTTTGATTATTTTCTGAATAAAAATCTTTTACAGCATCAGATGTTATTGCTTCAATTCTACGAATACCTGAAGCTACAGCTCCTTCTGATTTTATTTTAAAATGCCAAATATCGCCTGTAGACTTTACATGTGTACCACCACAAAGCTCTATTGACTGACCAAAACGAATGGTACGTACAGCATCTCCATATTTTTCACCAAACAAAGCCATTGCTCCTTGGTCGATAGCCTGCTGCATTGGTATGTTTCTACCTTCTTCTAATGCTAAATTTCCTTCAATTCTTGAATTTACATAATTCTCCACCTCCCTAAGCTCATCACTTGAAACTTTAGAAAAATGAGAAAAATCAAAACGTAAATATTTAGAATGCACAGCAGAACCTTTTTGCTCTACATGTGTACCTAGAACTTCTCTTAACGCTTGATGCAACAAATGTGTAGCTGTATGGTTCGCTTCCGTTCTGCGACGTTGTTTTTCATCTACAACAGCTTTATACACTTCAGTTCTATTTGCAGGTAAATCTTTCGTAAAGTGAATAATTTCGTTATTCTCCCTTTTCGTGTCTAAAACATAAACAACATTGCCGTTACTTTGCTCTAAATACCCTTTATCACCTACTTGACCACCACCTTCTGCATAAAAAGGCGTTAAATTAAATACTAGTTGATATTGTTCTCCATCTTTTTTAGAGGTAACTTTTCTGTATTTAACTAACTTCACGTTAGCTTCTAGCGTATCATAACCAACAAACTCTTGTTCTGAATCGTTTAATAAAACTGTCCAATCTTCTTTAGAAATCTCTGATGCTGATCTAGAACGTTTTTTCTGCTCTTGCATTGCTACATCAAAACCTTTTTCATCTAAACTAAGGCCTCTTTCATTTAAAATAAGTGCTGTTAAATCTATAGGAAAACCATAAGTGTCATATAATTCAAATGCTTTTCTACCATCTATTTCTTTAGAGTTTGCGTTTGATATTATTGTATCTAATAAAACTAAACCTTGATCTAATGTTTTTAAGAAAGAATGCTCTTCTTCTTTAATAACATTTTCTATTAATTGACGTTGACTTTTTAATTCAGGGAATGCAGCACCCATGCTATCACAAAGTACTTTTACCAAACGATACATAAAAGGCTCTTTTGTATCTAAGAAAGTAAACCCATAACGAATAGCTCTACGTAATATTCTACGAATTACATAACCAGCACCTGTATTACTCGGCAACTGCCCATCAGCTATAGAAAATGATACTGCACGAATATGATCTGCAATTACCCTAATAGCTATATCTATTTTTTCATCTTTAGCATAGGTACTATTTGTA
Encoded proteins:
- the alaS gene encoding alanine--tRNA ligase, translated to MKSQEIRSKFLEFFKEKDHKIVASAPMVVKDDPTLMFTNAGMNQFKEFFLGNTEPKSSRVTDSQKCLRVSGKHNDLEEVGKDTYHHTMFEMLGNWSFGDYFKKEAIEWGWEFLVDVCKIDKDSLYVTVFEGSRDADKLEQDTEALNLWKNIVPESQILFGNKKDNFWEMGDQGPCGPCSEIHVDIRSAAEKAKVSGASLVNQDHPQVVEIWNLVFMQYNRKANGQLESLPAKHVDTGMGFERLCMVMQNVQSNYDTDVFTPIIREIEAITNSTYAKDEKIDIAIRVIADHIRAVSFSIADGQLPSNTGAGYVIRRILRRAIRYGFTFLDTKEPFMYRLVKVLCDSMGAAFPELKSQRQLIENVIKEEEHSFLKTLDQGLVLLDTIISNANSKEIDGRKAFELYDTYGFPIDLTALILNERGLSLDEKGFDVAMQEQKKRSRSASEISKEDWTVLLNDSEQEFVGYDTLEANVKLVKYRKVTSKKDGEQYQLVFNLTPFYAEGGGQVGDKGYLEQSNGNVVYVLDTKRENNEIIHFTKDLPANRTEVYKAVVDEKQRRRTEANHTATHLLHQALREVLGTHVEQKGSAVHSKYLRFDFSHFSKVSSDELREVENYVNSRIEGNLALEEGRNIPMQQAIDQGAMALFGEKYGDAVRTIRFGQSIELCGGTHVKSTGDIWHFKIKSEGAVASGIRRIEAITSDAVKDFYSENNQKLSQVKDILNNAKDPVKAVTALQEENAKLKKEIEGLLKDKAKNLKGDLLNEIKTINGIDFLAKKVDLDASGIKDLSFEMGSNKENLFLLLAAENDGKALLSCYISKELVASKELSAVIVVRELGKYIQGGGGGQPFFATAGGKNPGGIAEAVEKAQGYLV